In the genome of Streptomyces collinus, one region contains:
- a CDS encoding M1 family metallopeptidase, with protein MLLTPHSQATSPTRRRTAAALLTSAVSVCLVAASAPVVPLGVGDRLFPYLGNPGYDVASYDLAFTYPGNNSEPLQAVTTIDAWTTADLDRVNLDFAHGKVESVEVDGDSAEFRSAGEDLVITPEDSVSDGTWMRITVRHTSDPVPAEGREGGWVRTADGLAMANQADAAHLVFPCNDHPSDKAMFTFRVTAPDGHTAVAGGLAAGVEKSGGSTTWTYRTQHPMATELAQVSIGRSTVLHRTGPHGLPVRDVVPTRHREALEPWLEKTPGQIAWMESKVGRYPFETYGLLVADASTGFELETQTLSLFERELFTEPVYPPWYVESIMVHEVAHQWFGNSVTPRTWSDLWLNEGHATWYEALYAEEQAGKPMRDRMKAAYGASDRWRAAGGPPAAPKAPDPARKTGIFRPNVYDGAALVLYALRQEIGRPAFERLERAWVVRHQDDTATTEDFVKLAAEISGRDLDGFFQDWLYGEKTPPMPGHPDWKPETPAKPQAPARKPEAPAAKPEVRAAEPQAPAAKPQAPAANPHAPAEQARAW; from the coding sequence ATGCTCCTGACCCCCCACAGCCAGGCCACCTCCCCCACCCGTCGCCGGACCGCAGCCGCCCTGCTCACCTCGGCCGTCTCCGTCTGCCTCGTCGCCGCGAGCGCCCCCGTCGTTCCGCTCGGCGTCGGCGACCGTCTCTTCCCGTACCTCGGCAACCCGGGCTACGACGTGGCGTCGTACGACCTCGCCTTCACCTATCCGGGCAACAACAGCGAGCCGCTGCAGGCCGTCACCACGATCGACGCCTGGACGACCGCCGACCTGGACCGCGTCAACCTGGACTTCGCCCACGGCAAGGTCGAGTCCGTCGAGGTAGACGGCGACTCCGCGGAGTTCCGCTCCGCCGGCGAGGACCTGGTGATCACACCCGAGGACTCGGTGTCGGACGGCACCTGGATGCGGATCACCGTGCGGCACACCAGTGACCCCGTACCCGCCGAGGGCCGCGAGGGCGGCTGGGTGCGCACGGCCGACGGCCTCGCCATGGCCAACCAGGCCGACGCCGCGCACCTGGTGTTCCCCTGCAACGACCACCCCTCGGACAAGGCGATGTTCACCTTCCGGGTGACCGCGCCCGACGGTCACACGGCCGTCGCGGGCGGCCTGGCCGCCGGAGTGGAGAAGTCCGGCGGGTCGACGACCTGGACCTACCGCACCCAGCACCCCATGGCCACCGAGCTTGCCCAGGTGTCCATCGGCCGCTCCACGGTGCTGCACCGCACCGGCCCGCACGGCCTGCCCGTACGGGACGTCGTACCGACCCGCCACCGCGAGGCACTCGAACCCTGGCTGGAGAAAACCCCCGGCCAGATCGCCTGGATGGAGAGCAAGGTCGGCCGCTACCCCTTCGAGACGTACGGCCTGCTCGTGGCCGACGCCTCCACCGGCTTCGAACTGGAGACCCAGACGCTCTCGCTCTTCGAACGGGAACTCTTCACCGAGCCGGTCTACCCTCCCTGGTACGTCGAGTCGATCATGGTCCACGAGGTGGCCCACCAGTGGTTCGGCAACAGCGTCACCCCCCGCACCTGGTCCGATCTGTGGCTCAACGAGGGCCACGCCACCTGGTACGAGGCGCTGTACGCCGAGGAACAGGCCGGCAAGCCGATGCGGGACCGGATGAAGGCCGCCTACGGCGCCTCCGACCGCTGGCGCGCCGCAGGCGGGCCCCCCGCCGCCCCCAAGGCCCCCGACCCCGCCCGCAAGACCGGCATCTTCCGGCCCAACGTCTACGACGGGGCCGCGCTCGTCCTGTACGCCCTGCGCCAGGAGATCGGCCGCCCGGCCTTCGAACGCCTGGAACGCGCCTGGGTCGTCCGCCACCAGGACGACACGGCCACCACGGAGGACTTCGTCAAGCTCGCCGCCGAGATCTCCGGGCGTGACCTCGACGGCTTCTTCCAGGACTGGCTGTACGGCGAGAAGACCCCGCCCATGCCGGGGCACCCGGACTGGAAGCCGGAGACGCCCGCGAAGCCGCAGGCGCCGGCGAGGAAGCCGGAAGCGCCGGCGGCGAAGCCGGAGGTCCGGGCGGCGGAGCCGCAAGCACCAGCAGCGAAGCCGCAAGCCCCGGCAGCCAACCCGCATGCCCCGGCGGAGCAGGCCCGAGCGTGGTGA
- the hflX gene encoding GTPase HflX gives MTSSSSFSQDSKRFAHSHPEGFRADALMEEDVAWSHEIDGERDGDQFDRSDRAALRRVVGLSTELEDVTEVEYRQLRLERVVLVGVWTSGTVQDAENSLAELAALAETAGALVLDGVTQRRDKPDAATYIGSGKAEELRDIVVETGADTVICDGELSPGQLIHLEDVVKVKVIDRTALILDIFAQHAKSREGKAQVALAQMQYMLPRLRGWGQSLSRQMGGGKGGGLATRGPGETKIETDRRRIREKMAKMRREIAEMKTGREIKRQERKRHKVPSVAIAGYTNAGKSSLLNRLTGAGVLVENALFATLDPTVRRAETPSGRLYTLADTVGFVRHLPHHLVEAFRSTMEEVGESDLILHVVDGSHPFPEEQLAAVREVVRDVGATDVPEIVVINKADAADPLTLQRLLRVEKRSIAVSARTGQGIEELLALIDNELPRPSVEIEALVPYTHGKLVARAHDEGEVISEEHTPEGTLLKVRVHEELAAELTPYVPAPAL, from the coding sequence ATGACCTCCTCTTCTTCCTTTTCCCAGGACTCCAAGCGCTTCGCGCACAGCCACCCCGAGGGTTTTCGGGCCGATGCCCTGATGGAAGAGGACGTCGCCTGGAGCCACGAGATCGACGGAGAGCGGGACGGCGACCAGTTCGACCGCTCCGACCGCGCGGCTCTGCGCCGTGTGGTGGGCCTCTCCACCGAGCTCGAGGACGTCACCGAGGTCGAGTACCGCCAGCTCCGTCTGGAGCGGGTCGTCCTCGTCGGCGTCTGGACCTCGGGAACCGTTCAGGACGCGGAGAACTCCCTCGCGGAGCTCGCCGCCCTCGCGGAGACGGCCGGCGCGCTGGTGCTCGACGGCGTCACCCAGCGCCGCGACAAGCCCGACGCGGCCACGTACATCGGCTCCGGCAAGGCCGAGGAACTGCGCGACATCGTCGTCGAGACGGGCGCGGACACCGTCATCTGCGACGGTGAGCTCAGCCCCGGCCAGCTGATCCACCTCGAGGACGTCGTCAAGGTCAAGGTCATCGACCGCACGGCCCTGATCCTGGACATCTTCGCCCAGCACGCCAAGTCCCGAGAGGGCAAGGCGCAGGTCGCTCTCGCGCAGATGCAGTACATGCTGCCGCGACTGCGCGGCTGGGGTCAGTCGCTGTCCCGGCAGATGGGCGGCGGCAAGGGCGGCGGCCTCGCCACCCGTGGTCCCGGTGAGACCAAGATCGAGACGGACCGGCGCCGGATCCGCGAGAAGATGGCGAAGATGCGCCGGGAGATCGCGGAGATGAAGACCGGCCGCGAGATCAAGCGCCAGGAGCGCAAGCGCCACAAGGTGCCGTCCGTCGCCATCGCGGGCTACACCAACGCCGGCAAGTCCTCGCTGCTCAACCGCCTCACGGGCGCGGGCGTGCTGGTCGAGAACGCCCTGTTCGCGACCCTCGACCCGACCGTGCGCCGGGCCGAGACCCCGAGCGGACGGCTGTACACGCTGGCCGACACGGTCGGGTTCGTACGCCATCTGCCCCACCACCTGGTCGAGGCGTTCCGCTCCACGATGGAGGAGGTCGGCGAGTCCGATCTGATCCTGCACGTGGTGGACGGTTCGCACCCGTTCCCGGAGGAGCAGCTGGCCGCCGTACGCGAGGTGGTCAGGGACGTCGGCGCCACCGACGTGCCCGAGATCGTCGTGATCAACAAGGCGGACGCGGCCGACCCGCTGACGCTCCAGCGGCTGCTGCGCGTCGAGAAGCGGTCCATCGCCGTCTCGGCCCGCACCGGCCAGGGCATCGAGGAGCTGCTCGCGCTCATCGACAACGAGCTGCCGCGGCCGTCGGTCGAGATCGAGGCGCTCGTGCCGTACACGCACGGCAAGCTGGTCGCCCGTGCCCACGACGAGGGCGAGGTGATCTCCGAGGAGCACACCCCGGAGGGCACCCTGCTCAAGGTGCGGGTACACGAGGAACTGGCGGCGGAACTCACACCGTACGTTCCGGCACCGGCCCTCTGA
- a CDS encoding trypsin-like serine peptidase — MRSTRPSSHASRGGRAGRRNSPVLAAMALASALALTATACESGDATAGGEASASATATDDGKLRIPDDIRDRLREHGIDVDKWKNGAWKNWDRDDWLREANEYINPIIEGLWNPDRMREAEEPDQGVDDSDLSGDQGVTDPTPEPVEAQAVPPSYHANAPTAGKVFFDSPKGSAVCSATVVKDPAHPGKSNLVWTAGHCVHAGKKGGWYRNIAFVPSYNDDGRPVEELENVTREDVAPYGVWWGDWAQTSDQWIEQGGSTGGDGAPYDFAVIHVTPEKGSGGKSLEEMVGSALPVDFKAPAVPRLKSLTAIGYPAAPPYDGQKLYRCEDRPGRLSVTASDPTMYRIGCTMTGGSSGGGWVATGSDGKPALVSNTSIGPVTSGWLAGPRLGGVAKGVYDSVSKKFAGR, encoded by the coding sequence ATGCGATCCACACGGCCGTCGTCCCATGCCAGCCGAGGGGGGAGGGCGGGCCGCAGGAATTCCCCCGTGCTGGCCGCCATGGCCCTCGCGTCGGCACTCGCTCTGACCGCCACGGCCTGCGAGTCGGGCGACGCCACGGCGGGCGGTGAGGCCTCCGCGTCGGCCACCGCTACCGACGACGGCAAGCTCAGGATCCCGGACGACATCAGGGACCGGCTCCGCGAGCACGGGATCGATGTCGACAAGTGGAAGAACGGCGCCTGGAAGAACTGGGACCGGGACGACTGGCTGCGCGAGGCCAACGAGTACATCAACCCGATCATCGAGGGGCTCTGGAACCCGGACCGGATGCGGGAGGCCGAGGAGCCCGACCAGGGCGTCGACGACAGCGACCTCTCCGGTGACCAGGGTGTGACCGACCCGACGCCCGAGCCGGTCGAGGCGCAGGCCGTGCCGCCGTCGTACCACGCCAACGCCCCGACGGCCGGGAAGGTGTTCTTCGACTCTCCCAAGGGCTCGGCCGTCTGCTCGGCGACCGTGGTGAAGGACCCGGCCCACCCCGGCAAGTCCAACCTGGTGTGGACGGCGGGCCACTGCGTGCACGCGGGCAAGAAGGGCGGCTGGTACCGCAACATCGCGTTCGTGCCGTCGTACAACGACGACGGCAGGCCGGTGGAGGAGCTGGAGAACGTCACCCGTGAGGACGTCGCTCCCTACGGTGTCTGGTGGGGCGACTGGGCGCAGACCTCGGACCAGTGGATCGAGCAGGGTGGTTCGACGGGAGGCGACGGCGCGCCGTACGACTTCGCGGTCATCCATGTGACGCCGGAGAAGGGCAGCGGCGGCAAGTCGCTGGAGGAGATGGTCGGTTCGGCGCTGCCGGTCGACTTCAAGGCGCCCGCGGTGCCGCGGCTGAAGAGCCTCACGGCGATCGGCTACCCGGCCGCGCCGCCCTACGACGGGCAGAAGCTGTACCGGTGCGAGGACCGGCCCGGGCGGCTGTCGGTCACCGCGTCGGATCCGACGATGTACCGCATCGGCTGCACCATGACCGGCGGTTCGTCGGGCGGCGGCTGGGTCGCGACGGGCTCGGACGGCAAGCCGGCGCTGGTGTCCAACACCTCGATCGGCCCGGTGACGTCGGGCTGGCTGGCCGGACCGCGTCTGGGCGGCGTGGCCAAGGGCGTGTACGACTCGGTCAGCAAGAAGTTCGCCGGCCGGTGA
- a CDS encoding aminotransferase class III-fold pyridoxal phosphate-dependent enzyme, translating into MKSLPVGVVDATALASRNGYEAILRRHAAREPAARTYARALPIVPVRARGLTIEGADGRRYLDCLSGAGTLALGHNHPVVLEAIRKVLDSGAPLNALDLATPAKDAFLTELYRSLPPGLAERARVRFCGPAGSEAVETACALVRAATGRSGLLAFTGSGRGTTGRALAGTSADTPDTRVARLPYPQDYRCPFGVGGEHGADLAARWTESLLDDPGPGMPLPAGVIVEPVLSEGGVIPAPHSWLRRMRQLTADRSIPLIVDEIHTGVGRTGAFWAVEHSGVTPDVMVLSKAIGGSLPLAVVVYRDDLDIGEPGAPVGTFPGNQLAMAAGTATLAHVRENALAERAATLGKHMLGQLQDLASELECVGDVRGRGLMIGVELVDPEAEGDSGFSDGPGAAEGGVAASVMPRSGRHPLPAAPELAAAVQQECLRRGLIVGLGGRHAGVVQLLPPLTLTDEQAAAVLDRLADAVRTAARCRGGGPAAAP; encoded by the coding sequence GTGAAATCCCTTCCCGTCGGAGTCGTCGACGCCACCGCCCTCGCCTCTCGCAACGGGTACGAGGCAATCCTGCGCCGACATGCCGCGCGCGAACCCGCCGCCCGGACCTACGCCCGGGCCCTGCCGATCGTCCCGGTGCGGGCGAGGGGACTGACCATCGAGGGCGCGGACGGCCGCCGCTACCTGGACTGCCTCTCCGGCGCCGGCACCCTCGCCCTGGGGCACAACCACCCGGTCGTGCTGGAGGCCATCCGCAAGGTCCTCGACTCCGGCGCACCCCTGAACGCCCTCGATCTGGCGACCCCCGCGAAGGACGCCTTCCTCACCGAGCTGTACCGCTCGCTGCCGCCGGGCCTCGCCGAGCGGGCACGCGTGCGCTTCTGCGGACCGGCCGGCAGCGAAGCCGTCGAGACCGCCTGCGCGCTGGTACGCGCGGCGACCGGTCGGAGCGGCCTCCTGGCGTTCACCGGCTCCGGCCGCGGAACTACCGGCAGGGCCCTCGCCGGCACCTCTGCGGACACCCCGGACACGCGGGTCGCCCGCCTGCCCTACCCGCAGGACTACCGCTGCCCCTTCGGCGTCGGGGGCGAGCATGGTGCCGACCTCGCCGCCCGCTGGACCGAGTCCCTCCTCGACGACCCCGGGCCCGGGATGCCGCTGCCCGCCGGGGTGATCGTCGAGCCCGTCCTGAGTGAGGGCGGGGTGATCCCCGCACCGCACAGCTGGCTGCGGCGCATGCGACAGCTCACCGCCGACCGGTCCATCCCGCTGATCGTCGACGAGATCCACACCGGCGTGGGCCGGACCGGCGCCTTCTGGGCGGTGGAGCACAGCGGTGTGACGCCCGACGTGATGGTGCTCTCCAAGGCCATCGGCGGCAGCCTGCCGCTGGCCGTCGTGGTCTACCGCGACGACCTCGACATCGGGGAACCCGGCGCCCCCGTCGGTACCTTCCCCGGCAACCAGCTCGCCATGGCTGCCGGCACGGCGACCCTCGCCCACGTCCGCGAGAATGCCCTCGCCGAGCGCGCGGCGACGCTGGGGAAGCACATGCTGGGTCAATTGCAGGACCTCGCTTCGGAGTTGGAGTGCGTGGGGGATGTGCGCGGGAGGGGACTGATGATCGGGGTCGAGCTAGTGGATCCGGAGGCGGAGGGAGACTCCGGGTTTTCGGACGGTCCCGGAGCTGCGGAGGGCGGCGTGGCGGCATCGGTGATGCCGCGCAGCGGACGCCACCCCCTGCCTGCCGCCCCCGAGCTGGCCGCCGCGGTCCAGCAGGAGTGCCTGCGGCGCGGCCTCATCGTCGGACTCGGCGGCCGTCACGCCGGTGTCGTACAACTGCTGCCGCCCCTGACACTCACCGATGAACAAGCGGCCGCCGTACTGGACCGCCTGGCCGACGCGGTCCGGACAGCGGCTCGATGCCGTGGGGGTGGCCCGGCAGCCGCACCCTGA
- a CDS encoding IucA/IucC family protein codes for MANPSQGLSEGHGRDLLTHPDPHTVAQAAAVENLLRCWARETNQSAPADGLLRIPLTASGTALSAPVRYWSPTGWHRFGPPRLAGASDCAPPVDALTLAALLTREMSANGSGGNRAHDSFPMATPSSFNAGFSDGTELVAGVADSLRRVAGFVTARRERPADGPDLFLSAEQALLLGHPLHPTPKSREGLSEAQALLYSPESRGSFPLHWMAVAPSVLATDSSWTERGRPVAAPRLTARLAGPAPALPDGYALLPLHPWQAHEIRRRSETAALLDAGLLRDLGTSGPHWHPTSSVRTVYRTHAPAMLKLSLGLRITNSLRENLRKELHRGVEVHRLLRSGLAQQWRAAHPDFDIVRDPAWLAVDTPDGASVPGLDVVIRHNPFSPSDDVSCVAGLVSPRPCSPTVPENPPGQAAKHDPAPQSRLGEVVTRLARCTGRPRGAVAAEWFLRYLAQVVRPVLWLDGEAGVALEAHQQNTLLLLDADGWPMGGRYRDNQGYYFRESRRAELGTRLPGIGERSDTFVGDEVTDERLVYYLVVNNVFGLIGAFGSQGLADERLLLAAFRRFLANAASGPARLRSSLPARLLDSPVLRCKANLLTRLHGLDELVGPVDSQSVYVTIANPLHS; via the coding sequence ATGGCGAACCCTTCCCAGGGGCTGAGCGAGGGCCACGGCCGTGACCTCCTGACGCATCCCGATCCGCACACCGTCGCCCAGGCCGCCGCCGTGGAGAACCTGCTCCGCTGCTGGGCGCGCGAGACCAACCAGTCCGCGCCGGCCGACGGCCTCCTGCGCATCCCCCTTACCGCCAGCGGCACGGCCCTGTCCGCCCCGGTCCGCTATTGGTCCCCGACTGGCTGGCACCGCTTCGGCCCTCCTCGTCTGGCCGGCGCTTCCGACTGCGCCCCACCGGTCGACGCCCTTACACTCGCCGCCCTGCTCACCAGGGAGATGTCCGCGAACGGCTCCGGCGGCAACCGCGCACACGACTCCTTCCCCATGGCCACCCCCAGTTCCTTCAACGCCGGCTTCAGCGACGGCACCGAGCTCGTCGCGGGCGTTGCCGACTCCCTCCGACGTGTCGCCGGTTTCGTCACCGCCCGCCGGGAACGACCGGCCGACGGCCCCGATCTCTTCCTGTCAGCGGAGCAGGCACTCCTCCTGGGACACCCTCTGCACCCGACCCCGAAGAGCCGCGAGGGTCTCTCCGAAGCCCAGGCGCTCCTGTACTCACCCGAGTCGCGCGGCTCCTTCCCCCTGCACTGGATGGCTGTCGCCCCCTCCGTCCTCGCCACCGACTCCTCCTGGACCGAACGCGGCCGCCCTGTCGCCGCCCCCCGGCTCACCGCCCGCCTCGCCGGTCCAGCACCGGCGTTGCCGGACGGGTACGCTCTGTTGCCCCTGCACCCCTGGCAGGCACACGAGATCCGCCGGCGGTCGGAGACCGCTGCCCTGCTCGACGCCGGACTGCTCCGTGACCTCGGCACGAGCGGCCCTCACTGGCACCCCACCTCCTCCGTACGAACCGTCTACCGCACTCATGCCCCCGCGATGCTCAAGCTCTCGCTGGGCCTGCGCATCACCAACTCCCTTCGCGAGAACCTCCGCAAGGAACTTCATCGCGGCGTCGAGGTCCACCGCCTGCTCCGCAGTGGCCTCGCGCAGCAGTGGCGGGCCGCTCACCCGGACTTCGACATCGTTCGGGACCCCGCCTGGCTCGCCGTCGACACACCTGATGGAGCCTCGGTGCCAGGGCTGGACGTGGTGATCCGCCACAACCCGTTCAGCCCCTCGGACGACGTCTCCTGTGTCGCCGGCCTCGTCTCGCCGCGCCCGTGCTCGCCGACCGTGCCTGAGAACCCGCCAGGACAGGCGGCCAAGCACGACCCGGCGCCGCAGTCCCGGCTGGGTGAGGTCGTCACGCGTCTTGCCCGGTGCACCGGCCGTCCGCGCGGTGCCGTCGCCGCCGAGTGGTTCCTTCGCTACCTCGCCCAGGTGGTGCGCCCCGTCCTCTGGCTGGACGGCGAGGCTGGTGTCGCCCTGGAGGCACACCAGCAGAACACCCTGCTTCTGCTGGACGCGGACGGCTGGCCCATGGGCGGCCGCTACCGCGACAACCAGGGTTACTACTTCCGCGAGTCCCGGCGCGCGGAGCTCGGCACCCGATTGCCCGGGATCGGTGAGCGGAGCGACACGTTCGTAGGTGACGAGGTCACCGACGAGCGACTCGTGTACTACCTGGTGGTCAACAACGTGTTCGGCCTCATCGGCGCGTTCGGCTCCCAAGGGTTGGCCGACGAGCGGCTGCTGCTCGCGGCCTTCCGCCGCTTCCTCGCGAACGCGGCCTCCGGTCCGGCCCGGCTGCGCAGCTCGCTGCCCGCCCGGCTGCTCGACTCACCCGTCCTGCGCTGCAAGGCCAACCTTCTGACCCGGCTGCACGGCCTCGACGAACTGGTCGGCCCGGTCGACAGCCAGTCCGTCTACGTGACCATCGCCAACCCCCTGCACTCCTGA
- a CDS encoding GNAT family N-acetyltransferase: MADVASGTQSRAGSVVGVGVGVGVGVGSASAPGAVSGEPPPREGGHDDLLDDLLDRVAEWGPAGTPAGPLHLVPARLDRDLSLISRWMNDPAAAAFWELAGPQGVVEEHLRAQLAGDGRSVPCVGVLDGTPMSYWEIYRADLDPLARQYPAGRHDTGIHLLIGAVADRGRGLGGLLLRAVADLVLAQRPSCARVIAEPDIRNTPSIAAFLTAGFRFSAEVDLPAKRAALMVRDRSLRLLL, encoded by the coding sequence ATGGCTGACGTGGCTTCCGGTACCCAGTCCAGGGCCGGCTCCGTCGTCGGCGTCGGCGTCGGCGTCGGCGTCGGCGTCGGATCAGCATCGGCTCCCGGCGCGGTCTCCGGCGAGCCTCCGCCCCGAGAGGGCGGGCACGATGATCTCCTCGACGACCTCCTCGACCGCGTCGCCGAATGGGGCCCGGCCGGCACGCCCGCAGGCCCGCTCCACCTCGTCCCCGCACGCCTCGATCGCGACCTTTCGCTCATCAGCCGTTGGATGAACGACCCCGCAGCCGCGGCGTTCTGGGAGCTGGCCGGACCGCAGGGCGTGGTCGAGGAGCACCTGCGGGCCCAGCTCGCCGGTGACGGGCGCAGCGTGCCGTGCGTCGGCGTACTGGACGGAACCCCGATGAGCTACTGGGAGATCTACCGGGCGGATCTCGACCCGCTGGCCCGCCAGTACCCGGCCGGGCGTCATGACACGGGGATCCACCTTCTGATCGGTGCGGTCGCGGACCGGGGGCGTGGTCTCGGCGGTCTGCTGCTGCGGGCCGTGGCCGATCTCGTTCTCGCGCAGCGGCCTTCCTGCGCACGAGTCATCGCCGAACCCGACATTCGCAACACCCCCTCCATCGCCGCTTTCCTGACCGCCGGATTCCGGTTCTCCGCCGAGGTCGACCTGCCCGCCAAGCGAGCCGCCCTCATGGTCCGAGACCGGTCCCTCCGGCTCCTTCTGTAG
- a CDS encoding ATP-dependent DNA helicase, translated as MTKPSLPELLHAAVTAVGGTERPGQVAMAEAVEEAIDDGSHLLVQAGTGTGKSLGYLVPALAHGERVVVATATLALQRQLVERDLPRTVESLHPLLRRRPEFAMLKGRSNYLCLHRLHEGVPQDEEEGLFDQFEAAAPTSKLGQDLLRVRDWADETETGDRDDLTPGISDRAWAQVSVSSRECLGASKCAYGAECFAEMARERAKLAEVVVTNHALLAIDAIEGAPVLPQHEVLIVDEAHELVSRVTGVATGELTPGQVNRAVRRAAKLVNEKAADQLQTAAEGFERLMELALPGRLEEIPEDLGYALMALRDACRTVISGIGATRDKSVQDEDAVRKQALASVENVHDVAERITNGSEWDVVWYERHDRFGASLRVAPMSVSGLLREKLFADRSVVLTSATLKLGGDFNGVGASLGLAPEGTEGDDVPQWKGIDVGSPFDYRKQGILYVAKHLARPARDGDRADMLDELTELIQAAGGRTLGLFSSMRGAQLAAEELRSRIPEFPILLQGEETLGELIKNFAADPKTCLFGTLSLWQGVDVPGPSCQLVVMDKIPFPRPDDPLMSARQKAVEDAGGNGFMAVAATHAALLMAQGAGRLVRASGDRGVVAVLDQRLATARYGGYLKASLPDFWFTTDRNQVRKSLAAIDAAAQQTEDA; from the coding sequence ATGACGAAGCCCTCACTCCCCGAACTCCTGCATGCTGCCGTCACTGCCGTCGGCGGCACGGAGCGCCCCGGTCAGGTGGCCATGGCCGAAGCCGTCGAGGAAGCGATCGACGACGGCTCCCACCTGCTGGTCCAGGCCGGCACCGGTACCGGCAAGTCGCTGGGTTACCTGGTGCCCGCGCTGGCACACGGGGAGCGGGTGGTCGTCGCGACCGCCACCCTGGCCCTGCAGCGCCAGCTGGTCGAGCGCGACCTGCCGAGAACGGTCGAGTCGCTGCACCCCCTGCTGCGCCGCCGACCGGAATTCGCGATGCTCAAGGGCCGGTCGAACTACCTCTGCCTGCACCGGCTGCACGAAGGGGTCCCACAGGATGAGGAGGAGGGTCTCTTCGACCAGTTCGAGGCCGCCGCGCCCACCAGCAAGCTGGGCCAGGACCTGCTGCGGGTGCGCGACTGGGCCGACGAGACCGAGACCGGCGACCGTGACGACCTCACGCCCGGCATCTCGGACCGGGCCTGGGCGCAGGTGTCGGTGTCGTCCAGGGAGTGCCTGGGTGCCTCGAAGTGCGCGTACGGCGCCGAGTGCTTCGCCGAGATGGCCCGCGAGCGGGCCAAGCTCGCCGAGGTCGTCGTCACCAATCACGCGCTGCTCGCGATCGACGCCATCGAAGGCGCCCCGGTCCTCCCACAGCACGAGGTGCTGATCGTCGACGAGGCGCACGAACTTGTCTCCCGGGTCACGGGAGTCGCCACCGGCGAGCTCACCCCCGGCCAGGTCAACCGCGCGGTGCGCCGTGCTGCCAAACTCGTCAACGAGAAGGCCGCCGACCAGCTCCAGACCGCCGCCGAGGGTTTCGAGCGGCTGATGGAGCTGGCGCTGCCGGGCCGTCTGGAGGAGATTCCCGAGGACCTCGGGTATGCCCTCATGGCGCTGCGCGACGCGTGCCGGACGGTCATCTCGGGGATCGGCGCGACCCGCGACAAGTCCGTCCAGGACGAGGACGCCGTCCGCAAGCAGGCACTGGCCTCCGTGGAGAACGTGCACGACGTGGCAGAGCGCATCACGAACGGCTCCGAGTGGGACGTGGTCTGGTACGAGCGCCACGACCGTTTCGGCGCCTCCCTGCGTGTCGCCCCCATGTCCGTCTCCGGCCTGCTGCGGGAGAAGCTCTTCGCGGACCGCTCCGTGGTCCTGACGTCGGCGACGCTGAAGCTCGGCGGTGACTTCAACGGCGTCGGGGCCTCCCTGGGCCTCGCCCCCGAGGGCACCGAGGGCGACGATGTCCCGCAGTGGAAGGGCATCGACGTCGGCTCGCCCTTCGACTACCGCAAGCAGGGCATCCTGTACGTCGCCAAGCACCTGGCCCGTCCCGCGCGGGACGGCGACCGTGCGGACATGCTCGACGAGCTCACGGAGCTGATCCAGGCGGCAGGCGGCCGTACGCTCGGCCTGTTCTCCTCGATGCGGGGCGCCCAGCTGGCCGCCGAGGAGCTGCGTTCCCGGATCCCCGAGTTTCCGATCCTTCTGCAGGGCGAAGAGACACTCGGCGAGCTGATCAAGAACTTCGCGGCCGATCCGAAGACCTGCCTCTTCGGCACGCTGTCACTGTGGCAGGGCGTCGATGTCCCGGGGCCCAGCTGCCAGTTGGTCGTCATGGACAAGATTCCGTTCCCGCGCCCTGACGACCCCCTGATGAGCGCCCGCCAGAAGGCCGTCGAGGACGCGGGCGGCAACGGCTTCATGGCGGTCGCCGCCACCCATGCGGCACTCCTCATGGCCCAGGGCGCCGGCCGTCTCGTACGGGCGTCGGGGGACCGCGGGGTGGTCGCCGTCCTCGACCAGCGTCTGGCGACGGCCCGGTACGGGGGCTACCTGAAGGCGTCACTGCCCGATTTCTGGTTCACGACGGACCGTAACCAGGTCCGGAAGTCGCTGGCGGCGATCGACGCGGCTGCCCAGCAGACGGAAGACGCGTGA